The Blattabacterium cuenoti genome includes a region encoding these proteins:
- a CDS encoding ribonuclease III family protein yields MLSNTTFEKDEDSILVEKLINILGFCPKNTKFLKEVFIYSFSPKRKNLNQNYSVNFQRLEFLGDAVLNSIISHFLCEKLPDKKEGELTQIRSKIVCRRNLNDISRKLTLTDIIFNKSVISDNILGNTLEALIGFIYLEIGYQGCKDFVHQKILHTYVNITKLQNEIFSYKVWMIEWSQKNKFIINFKTFREIENKNIIIYLSELTVLECGIQAEGKGTSKKKSEEMAAKAAYFLVQKKCIKNNT; encoded by the coding sequence ATGTTGTCTAATACTACTTTTGAAAAAGATGAAGATTCTATTCTAGTCGAAAAATTAATAAATATATTAGGGTTTTGTCCAAAAAACACGAAATTTTTAAAGGAAGTATTCATTTATAGTTTTTCTCCAAAAAGAAAAAATTTGAATCAAAATTATTCTGTTAATTTTCAAAGACTCGAATTTTTAGGAGATGCTGTGTTAAATTCTATTATCTCACATTTTTTATGTGAAAAACTTCCTGATAAAAAAGAAGGAGAGTTAACTCAAATACGATCTAAAATAGTATGCAGAAGAAATTTGAATGATATTTCTAGAAAATTAACTCTTACAGATATTATTTTTAATAAATCAGTCATATCTGATAACATATTGGGAAATACACTTGAAGCTTTAATAGGATTTATTTATTTAGAAATAGGATATCAAGGTTGTAAAGATTTCGTACATCAGAAAATATTGCATACTTATGTAAATATTACGAAGTTGCAAAATGAAATTTTTAGTTATAAAGTATGGATGATTGAATGGTCTCAAAAAAATAAATTTATTATAAATTTTAAAACTTTTAGAGAAATAGAAAATAAAAACATAATTATTTATTTATCTGAGTTGACCGTATTAGAATGTGGAATTCAAGCTGAAGGAAAAGGAACTTCAAAAAAAAAATCGGAGGAGATGGCTGCAAAAGCTGCTTATTTTCTTGTTCAAAAAAAATGTATAAAAAATAATACTTAA
- the fabF gene encoding beta-ketoacyl-ACP synthase II, with amino-acid sequence MEKLKKVVVTGIGSITPIGNNVKEYWISLINGKSGCAPITYFNTKKYKTKFACELKNYDPSLFFNKKERRKLDPCAQYGIVASEEAIKNSGINFLKEKRERIGVIWASGIGGLLNLEESISDYVNGGRYPRFSPFFIPKMLIDITAGFISMNYGLHGPNYATVSACASSSNAIVDAYHLICLGKADIMVVGGSEAAITQSGVGGFNALHALSTRNEDYQTASRPFDKDRDGFVLGEGSGCLILEEYKHAQEREAYIYAEIGGVGMSGDAYHITAPHPEGKGIVLAMKTAIQDAGIKCEEVDHINSHGTSTQLGDLAEVKAIQKVFNKNIYNIDINSTKSMTGHLLGAAGAIEAIASILPLTKGIIPPTINLFHIDRNIDPKINFTPNKSIKREVKISICNTFGFGGHNVCILFKKINVV; translated from the coding sequence ATGGAGAAATTAAAAAAAGTAGTAGTTACTGGTATTGGTTCTATTACCCCGATAGGAAATAATGTAAAAGAATATTGGATTTCTCTTATTAATGGAAAAAGTGGATGTGCTCCTATCACTTATTTTAATACTAAAAAATATAAGACTAAATTTGCTTGTGAATTAAAAAATTATGATCCGAGTCTTTTTTTCAATAAAAAAGAAAGACGAAAATTAGACCCCTGTGCACAATATGGAATAGTTGCTTCTGAAGAGGCCATAAAAAATAGTGGAATTAATTTTTTAAAAGAAAAAAGAGAAAGAATTGGAGTGATTTGGGCTTCAGGAATTGGAGGACTCCTCAATTTGGAAGAATCTATTTCTGATTATGTAAATGGAGGAAGATATCCTAGATTTAGTCCTTTTTTTATTCCTAAAATGCTAATAGATATCACTGCTGGTTTTATTTCTATGAATTATGGCCTTCATGGTCCAAATTACGCAACAGTATCTGCTTGTGCTTCTTCTTCTAATGCGATTGTAGATGCTTATCATTTAATATGTTTAGGAAAAGCAGATATAATGGTTGTAGGAGGTTCTGAAGCTGCTATAACCCAAAGTGGAGTAGGAGGGTTTAATGCTTTACATGCCTTGTCTACTAGAAATGAAGATTATCAAACAGCATCACGTCCTTTTGATAAAGATAGAGATGGTTTTGTATTAGGTGAGGGATCCGGATGTCTTATACTTGAAGAATATAAACATGCTCAAGAAAGAGAAGCCTATATATATGCTGAAATAGGAGGAGTAGGAATGTCTGGAGATGCTTATCATATTACGGCACCTCATCCAGAAGGAAAAGGAATTGTTTTAGCGATGAAGACGGCTATTCAAGATGCAGGAATTAAATGTGAAGAAGTTGATCATATTAATTCTCATGGAACTTCTACTCAGTTGGGAGATCTTGCAGAAGTAAAAGCTATTCAAAAAGTTTTTAATAAAAATATATATAATATAGATATTAATTCTACAAAATCTATGACAGGACATTTATTAGGTGCTGCAGGAGCAATAGAAGCTATTGCTTCTATACTTCCTTTAACAAAAGGAATAATCCCTCCAACTATAAATTTATTTCATATAGATAGAAATATAGATCCAAAAATTAATTTTACTCCAAATAAATCTATAAAAAGAGAAGTAAAAATTAGTATATGTAATACTTTCGGATTTGGAGGACACAATGTTTGTATTTTATTCAAAAAAATAAATGTTGTCTAA
- the aroQ gene encoding type II 3-dehydroquinate dehydratase: MKKITIVNGPNLNLLGKREPELYGTENFLDYLNKIRKKKLFSNIEIIYYQNNSEGKIIDILHSLGFQSDGIVLNAGAYTHTSIGIADAIKSIPAPVIEIHISNIHSRESFRKKSFLSPVCKGTIFGFGLKSYELGIISFCLQD; encoded by the coding sequence ATGAAAAAAATAACCATTGTAAATGGTCCTAATTTGAATCTTTTAGGAAAACGAGAACCAGAATTATACGGAACTGAAAATTTTCTAGATTATCTTAATAAGATAAGAAAAAAAAAACTTTTCTCTAATATAGAAATTATTTACTATCAAAATAATAGTGAAGGTAAAATTATAGATATTTTGCATTCTTTAGGATTTCAATCGGATGGTATTGTATTGAATGCAGGTGCCTACACTCATACTTCTATAGGAATTGCTGATGCAATCAAATCTATACCAGCTCCGGTTATAGAAATTCATATTTCCAATATTCATTCAAGAGAATCTTTCAGAAAAAAATCATTCCTTTCTCCAGTGTGTAAAGGAACTATTTTTGGTTTTGGTTTAAAATCCTATGAATTAGGAATAATTAGTTTTTGTTTACAGGATTGA
- a CDS encoding acyl carrier protein, whose protein sequence is MSDIASRVNALIVDKLSVDESEIVPTASFTNDLGADSLDIVELIMEFEKEFNISISDEKAEKITTVGEAIQAIEDLLIDKNIDKKI, encoded by the coding sequence ATGTCTGACATTGCATCCAGAGTCAATGCTCTTATTGTAGATAAATTAAGTGTAGATGAAAGCGAAATTGTTCCTACTGCTAGTTTCACTAATGATTTAGGAGCAGATTCCTTAGATATAGTAGAACTTATCATGGAATTTGAAAAAGAATTTAACATTAGTATTTCTGATGAAAAGGCAGAAAAAATAACAACAGTAGGCGAAGCCATACAGGCTATAGAAGATCTTTTAATTGATAAGAATATTGATAAAAAAATCTGA
- the yihA gene encoding ribosome biogenesis GTP-binding protein YihA/YsxC — protein sequence MKIFSVKFKGSSRRINMLIDDFPEYAFAGRSNVGKSSLINCITGRKKIAKVSSYPGRTQYINHFLINDQWYLIDLPGYGFFSEKKNKKKTQKLIVDYIFHRKNLVCLFLLIDSRYVIQQIDLDFMQRLNSTKINFCIVFTKIDKLNHQFIEKNISFCIEKIEKNGLIMPVWFKISAKKKYGRDNIIRYIKKKLNDFYQSCKQKLIIPNS from the coding sequence ATGAAAATTTTTTCTGTAAAATTTAAAGGAAGTTCAAGAAGGATCAACATGTTGATTGATGATTTTCCTGAATATGCTTTTGCAGGACGTTCTAATGTTGGAAAATCCAGTTTAATAAATTGCATAACTGGAAGAAAAAAAATAGCTAAAGTTTCTTCTTATCCTGGAAGGACTCAATATATCAATCATTTTTTGATCAATGATCAATGGTATTTGATCGATTTACCGGGATATGGATTTTTTTCAGAAAAAAAAAATAAAAAAAAAACACAAAAATTAATTGTAGATTATATTTTTCATAGAAAAAATCTTGTTTGTTTATTTCTGTTAATAGATTCTAGATATGTGATACAACAAATAGATTTGGATTTCATGCAAAGATTAAACAGTACAAAAATAAATTTTTGCATTGTTTTTACAAAAATAGACAAATTAAATCATCAATTTATTGAAAAAAATATTTCTTTTTGTATCGAAAAAATTGAAAAAAACGGTTTAATTATGCCGGTATGGTTTAAAATTTCCGCAAAGAAAAAATATGGAAGAGATAATATTATTAGATATATTAAAAAAAAACTAAATGATTTTTATCAATCCTGTAAACAAAAACTAATTATTCCTAATTCATAG
- a CDS encoding alpha/beta fold hydrolase: MLNFDKKERKFPHIKEGSGHPLILLHGLMGGLSNFKALLDFFPKKGYKVIIPSLPLYNMPLFLTNISSLSKYIIQFLMKIGIKKATLVGNSLGGHIALIIAKKRIDLVHSVVLTGSSGLFEKAFGDAFPKRENYEYIRKKSQEVFYDPKIATKELVDEVFHIVNDKKRGIKTLYIAKSAMKYNMSKDLSIIQQPICLIWGKQDHVTPPEVAEEFHRLLPDSELHWIDKCGHVPMMEHPKKFIEILEKWLSKFDFNHENFFCKI, translated from the coding sequence ATGCTTAATTTTGATAAAAAAGAAAGAAAATTTCCTCATATAAAAGAGGGAAGTGGGCATCCTTTGATTTTGCTTCATGGGTTAATGGGAGGATTAAGTAATTTTAAAGCTCTTTTAGATTTTTTTCCAAAAAAAGGTTATAAAGTAATTATCCCTTCATTACCTCTTTATAATATGCCATTATTTCTTACAAATATTTCTAGTTTATCTAAATATATTATCCAATTTTTGATGAAAATAGGAATTAAAAAAGCTACTTTAGTAGGAAATTCCCTTGGAGGACATATTGCTTTAATTATAGCAAAAAAAAGAATAGATTTAGTCCATTCTGTAGTTCTTACGGGAAGTTCAGGTTTGTTTGAAAAAGCTTTTGGAGATGCTTTCCCCAAAAGAGAAAATTATGAATATATCAGAAAAAAATCACAAGAAGTATTTTATGATCCTAAAATAGCGACCAAAGAATTAGTAGATGAAGTGTTTCATATTGTCAATGATAAAAAAAGGGGAATTAAAACTTTATATATTGCTAAAAGTGCTATGAAATATAATATGTCTAAAGATTTATCTATTATTCAACAACCTATTTGTTTAATTTGGGGGAAACAAGATCATGTGACTCCACCAGAAGTTGCGGAAGAATTTCATAGATTGTTGCCTGATTCTGAATTACATTGGATAGATAAATGTGGACATGTTCCTATGATGGAACATCCTAAAAAATTTATAGAAATATTAGAAAAATGGCTTTCTAAATTTGATTTTAATCATGAAAATTTTTTCTGTAAAATTTAA